Proteins encoded by one window of Methanomicrobiales archaeon:
- a CDS encoding sugar phosphate nucleotidyltransferase: protein MQAVILAAGEGTRLRPLTGSRPKAMIPIANRPIIGYVIDSLVKNGIRDIIIVIGYRKEQVSTYLNQLDIPVTVVVQDRQLGTAHALKAAEKEIREDFLLLPGDNYIDPKSIARIKDETNAMLVKEHPNPSNFGVVVISGDRIVDIVEKPELAPTHTVSTGIFSLQKDFIQHLNRTEIPDVVGCMLKEGFRMKAVYAEDWQDAIYPWDILKLNAQLLKGVASRRGGTLHGSVTLQGPVSIGNGTVIGPNTVVYGPVVIGDDCRIGPNCCIMPQSSIGSRVEIEPFSLLGNALLMDDTRIGSHSRICDMVVGSGCVLSDHTTSRQDETIFKIDSGLHRARFGAILGDRVRAAPFTVFRNCIVGNNVAIREGRTITGQVPEGVVVI, encoded by the coding sequence ATGCAAGCGGTTATACTGGCTGCCGGGGAAGGAACCCGTCTGCGCCCCCTCACGGGCAGCAGACCCAAGGCGATGATCCCCATCGCCAACCGTCCGATCATCGGCTACGTGATCGACTCCCTGGTGAAAAACGGGATCCGGGACATCATCATCGTCATCGGATACAGGAAAGAGCAGGTGAGCACGTACCTGAACCAGCTGGACATCCCGGTGACGGTGGTGGTGCAGGACCGCCAGCTGGGCACCGCCCATGCCCTGAAGGCGGCGGAAAAGGAGATCCGCGAGGACTTCCTGCTGCTCCCCGGCGACAACTACATCGACCCGAAGTCCATCGCCCGCATCAAAGACGAGACGAACGCGATGCTGGTGAAGGAGCACCCGAACCCCTCGAACTTTGGAGTCGTCGTCATCAGCGGGGACCGGATCGTCGACATCGTGGAGAAGCCCGAACTCGCGCCCACGCATACGGTCAGCACCGGCATCTTCTCTCTCCAGAAAGATTTTATCCAGCACCTGAATAGAACGGAGATTCCGGATGTCGTCGGCTGCATGCTCAAAGAGGGGTTCCGCATGAAGGCGGTGTACGCCGAAGACTGGCAGGATGCGATCTATCCCTGGGACATCCTGAAGCTGAACGCGCAGCTGCTCAAAGGCGTGGCCTCCCGGCGGGGCGGCACCCTGCACGGGAGCGTCACCCTGCAGGGCCCGGTCAGCATCGGGAACGGCACGGTTATCGGCCCCAACACCGTCGTCTACGGTCCGGTCGTCATCGGCGATGACTGCCGCATCGGTCCGAACTGCTGCATCATGCCCCAGTCCAGCATCGGGTCGCGGGTGGAGATCGAGCCGTTCAGCCTTCTCGGCAACGCGCTCCTGATGGACGATACCCGGATCGGCTCCCATTCCCGCATCTGCGACATGGTCGTGGGCAGCGGCTGCGTGCTGTCGGACCACACCACGAGCCGCCAGGACGAGACGATCTTCAAGATCGACAGCGGACTGCACAGGGCCCGCTTCGGCGCCATCCTGGGCGACCGGGTGCGTGCCGCCCCCTTCACGGTCTTCCGGAACTGCATCGTGGGCAACAACGTCGCGATTCGGGAGGGGCGCACCATCACGGGGCAGGTCCCCGAGGGAGTCGTGGTGATCTAG
- a CDS encoding glycosyltransferase: protein MLLELGASLLILAILPYAVYLLGVTAGRKLPAAPIPSSLPPVSIVIAAYNEAAVLERRLANLSRSSYPRDLYEVILVDDCSTDGTRDIAEATLERLGIRHRVVANTERLGPARSYNRAISLASHDIVVTTDADVFFEQDALLLLIARLVSDHAIVAVCGDLRPLPDRTSTRAMESVYRGYYGRMCDWESAIDACYTFNGALVAFKRSEIQRIEDRRGADDANTAFEAIRRGRRAVYEIRAVVFEEIPEGIPKQYRQKVRRATGLIEATLNNLDLLRSDRPFSRFVYPLRIWMFLFTPAIFSAGSILALLGLLLIAPLFAAVLVAGLAATMALFRTAFLNAFVFNQICLLMGLLKLGTDVRAWESTSRKSPN, encoded by the coding sequence ATGCTGCTGGAGCTGGGGGCATCGCTCCTGATCCTTGCCATTCTCCCCTATGCGGTGTATCTCCTGGGCGTCACGGCGGGCAGGAAGCTCCCGGCAGCCCCGATCCCGTCCTCCCTCCCTCCCGTCAGCATCGTCATCGCCGCCTACAACGAGGCGGCGGTTCTGGAGCGGCGTCTCGCAAACCTCTCGCGGTCCTCCTACCCGCGGGACCTCTACGAGGTGATCCTGGTGGACGACTGCTCCACCGATGGCACGCGGGATATCGCTGAGGCGACCCTGGAACGGCTCGGCATCCGCCACAGGGTCGTCGCCAATACCGAACGCCTGGGGCCCGCCCGCTCCTACAACCGTGCGATCTCGCTCGCCTCCCACGATATCGTCGTCACTACGGATGCCGACGTCTTCTTCGAACAGGATGCCCTCCTCCTCTTGATCGCGCGGCTCGTGAGCGACCATGCAATCGTCGCGGTGTGCGGGGACCTGCGCCCCCTCCCGGATCGGACCTCCACGCGGGCGATGGAGAGCGTCTACCGGGGGTACTATGGGCGGATGTGCGACTGGGAGAGCGCGATTGACGCCTGCTACACGTTCAACGGCGCTCTCGTGGCCTTCAAGCGCTCCGAGATCCAGCGGATCGAGGATCGGCGGGGTGCGGACGACGCCAACACGGCGTTCGAGGCGATACGCCGGGGCCGCCGGGCGGTGTACGAGATCCGTGCGGTGGTGTTCGAGGAGATCCCGGAGGGCATCCCGAAGCAGTACCGCCAGAAGGTGCGGCGGGCGACAGGGCTGATCGAGGCGACCCTGAACAACCTGGACCTGCTCCGGTCGGACCGCCCGTTCTCGCGGTTCGTCTACCCCCTCCGCATCTGGATGTTCCTGTTCACGCCGGCGATCTTCTCGGCGGGCAGTATCCTGGCGCTCCTGGGGCTGCTCCTGATCGCCCCGCTCTTCGCCGCCGTTCTGGTCGCGGGTCTCGCCGCGACCATGGCGCTCTTCCGGACTGCTTTCCTGAACGCCTTCGTCTTCAACCAGATCTGCCTGCTGATGGGTCTGCTGAAGCTCGGGACCGACGTGCGGGCATGGGAGAGCACCTCGAGAAAGAGCCCGAACTGA
- the glmS gene encoding glutamine--fructose-6-phosphate transaminase (isomerizing): MCGIIGYIGRRDAAPVLIQGLRKLEYRGYDSFGIATVGSSLEVVKRAGKISDAALSGNRLHGRVGIGHTRWATHGEPNDRNAHPHVDCTASIAVVHNGIIENFIELRKELAARGHTFRSETDTEVIAHLVEENFEGDLLSAVEAAIGRLHGSYALLAIARDDPRIVAAREKSPLVLGIGDGELLAASDMTPLLEYTERVIFLEDGDVATIEAERVEIRNRGRVVERPLETVNWGMEDVKLGAFEHYMLKEIYEQPQVFYETFRSAADPEISGMFRGSSSVTVVACGTSLHAGLIFKYLLEGLCGIPVRVEFASEFKYFTPPLRELVIGVTQSGETADTLAALRKAKTYNCPTLAITNVQGSTVTRIADRTLLMRAGPEIGVAATKSFIAQIAVFMQIANALCDGELTDALSRAHLAISEALSLDVTEGVELCRRADHIFFVGRGPFYPVSLEGALKMKEISYIPAEGYAAGELKHGPFALLTPKTTVVAVCLPGNTYGVMLSNIKEMKARGAPVIALGERGDTQLAEVVDIFIPLPKTSYLVGLLTSSVVFQLLSYHTARALDRDIDKPRNLAKSVTVE; this comes from the coding sequence GTGTGCGGGATCATCGGGTATATCGGGCGGCGGGACGCGGCTCCGGTGCTGATCCAGGGCCTCCGGAAGCTGGAGTACCGGGGCTACGACTCCTTCGGCATCGCCACGGTCGGGTCGAGTCTCGAGGTGGTGAAGCGCGCGGGCAAGATCTCCGATGCGGCGCTCTCCGGCAATCGCCTGCACGGCAGGGTGGGCATCGGGCACACCCGCTGGGCCACCCACGGCGAGCCGAACGACAGGAACGCCCATCCCCACGTGGACTGCACAGCCTCCATCGCCGTGGTCCATAACGGCATCATCGAGAACTTCATCGAACTGCGGAAGGAGCTCGCTGCCCGCGGCCACACCTTCCGCTCCGAGACCGACACCGAGGTGATCGCCCACCTCGTCGAGGAGAACTTCGAGGGCGACCTGCTCTCGGCCGTCGAGGCGGCGATCGGCAGGCTGCACGGTTCGTACGCGCTGCTCGCCATCGCCCGGGACGACCCCCGCATCGTCGCCGCCCGGGAGAAGAGCCCCCTCGTTCTCGGGATCGGCGACGGGGAGCTCCTCGCCGCCTCGGACATGACCCCGCTCCTGGAGTACACCGAGCGGGTGATCTTCCTCGAGGATGGCGATGTCGCCACGATCGAGGCGGAGAGAGTCGAGATCCGGAACCGGGGGAGGGTCGTCGAGCGGCCCCTGGAGACGGTGAACTGGGGCATGGAGGACGTCAAACTGGGCGCCTTCGAGCATTACATGCTGAAAGAGATCTACGAGCAGCCGCAGGTCTTCTACGAGACGTTCCGTTCCGCGGCGGACCCGGAGATCAGCGGGATGTTCCGGGGCAGCTCCTCCGTGACCGTGGTCGCCTGCGGGACGTCGCTCCACGCAGGGCTGATCTTCAAGTATCTTCTGGAGGGGCTCTGCGGCATCCCCGTGCGCGTGGAGTTCGCCTCCGAGTTCAAGTACTTCACCCCGCCGCTGCGGGAGCTGGTGATCGGCGTGACGCAGTCCGGCGAGACCGCGGATACGCTGGCGGCCCTGCGGAAGGCCAAGACATACAACTGCCCGACGCTCGCCATCACCAACGTGCAGGGCAGCACCGTGACCCGGATCGCCGACCGCACACTGCTCATGCGGGCCGGCCCGGAGATCGGGGTGGCGGCGACGAAGTCGTTCATCGCCCAGATCGCGGTGTTCATGCAGATAGCGAACGCGCTCTGCGACGGCGAGCTCACCGACGCGCTCTCCCGCGCGCACCTGGCGATCAGCGAGGCGCTGTCTCTCGACGTGACGGAGGGGGTCGAGCTCTGCAGGCGTGCCGATCATATCTTCTTCGTGGGGCGGGGCCCCTTCTACCCCGTCTCCCTGGAGGGCGCGCTGAAGATGAAGGAGATCTCCTACATCCCGGCCGAAGGTTACGCCGCCGGGGAGCTGAAGCACGGGCCGTTCGCCCTGCTGACGCCGAAGACGACGGTCGTCGCCGTCTGCCTTCCCGGGAACACCTACGGGGTGATGCTCTCGAACATCAAGGAGATGAAGGCGCGGGGGGCGCCGGTGATCGCGCTCGGCGAGCGGGGGGACACCCAGCTTGCCGAGGTGGTGGACATCTTCATCCCCCTGCCGAAGACCTCCTACCTGGTCGGGCTGCTCACGTCGAGCGTCGTCTTCCAGCTGCTCTCCTACCACACCGCACGAGCGCTCGACCGTGACATCGATAAACCGAGAAATCTTGCCAAGAGTGTGACTGTCGAATGA
- a CDS encoding acyltransferase has product MMEYGTNRLGEGATIFEPVTLGFPSRSRMGSEGYPGTTVGRNAVLRSGTILYCDVTIGDDFSTGHNVLVREMTRIGDRVALGTATIVEGHCTIGSDVRVQSMVFIPTHTTIGDRVFIGPNVVLTNDRYPPHGRPELRGPTLEAGATIGANATILPGLTVGEGALVAAGAVVTRDVPPRMLAIGAPARIRALPEGVQ; this is encoded by the coding sequence ATGATGGAGTACGGCACGAACCGCCTCGGAGAAGGGGCGACAATCTTCGAACCGGTAACGCTGGGGTTCCCCTCCCGCTCGCGGATGGGCAGCGAAGGGTATCCGGGCACTACCGTCGGCAGGAACGCGGTGCTGCGTTCCGGAACGATCCTCTACTGCGACGTGACGATCGGCGACGACTTCTCGACCGGCCACAACGTGCTGGTGCGGGAGATGACGCGCATCGGCGACCGGGTCGCTCTGGGGACCGCCACGATCGTGGAGGGCCACTGCACCATCGGATCCGACGTGCGGGTCCAGAGCATGGTGTTCATCCCGACGCACACCACGATCGGGGACCGGGTCTTCATCGGGCCGAACGTGGTGCTGACGAACGATCGATATCCCCCGCACGGGCGGCCGGAACTGCGGGGACCGACGCTGGAGGCCGGCGCGACCATCGGCGCGAACGCCACCATCCTGCCGGGGCTGACCGTCGGGGAAGGCGCGCTGGTCGCCGCCGGTGCCGTCGTGACACGGGACGTCCCGCCCCGCATGCTCGCGATAGGCGCTCCCGCCCGGATCCGCGCACTTCCCGAAGGGGTGCAGTGA
- a CDS encoding DegT/DnrJ/EryC1/StrS family aminotransferase, protein MQIPIARPALGQEEAEGVLQVLQSGMLVQGKLVAEFEQRFADYCGTRGAVATNSGTAALHAALHAAGIGPGDEVLVPSFTFFATASSVSMCGATPVFVDVDRSTFNIDPASLAEHVTPRTKAVVGVHLFGQPFDLAAVQEICEDRALLLVEDAAQAHGATYGGRKVGSFGIAGCFSFYATKNMITGEGGMVTADDPAFLERVRLFINHGQSQKYLHTTLGYNLRMTDLEAAIGLVQLQKLEGFNERRRHNADYYDRHIRTRGLSLPFCMPGVRHVYHQYVVRVEESCPLARDALSQYLNGRGVGNAVHYPIPLHMQPLYRSPSSNGLCPVAERLAAQVLSLPVHPGVTDEQLDYVCSVLNEVG, encoded by the coding sequence ATGCAGATTCCTATCGCCCGCCCCGCCCTCGGGCAGGAGGAGGCGGAGGGGGTGCTGCAGGTGCTCCAGTCGGGCATGCTGGTGCAGGGGAAGCTGGTCGCCGAGTTCGAGCAGCGGTTCGCCGACTACTGCGGCACCCGCGGCGCGGTGGCCACGAACTCCGGCACCGCCGCCCTCCACGCGGCGCTCCACGCCGCGGGCATCGGCCCCGGGGACGAGGTGCTCGTGCCGTCGTTCACCTTCTTCGCCACCGCGAGCAGCGTCTCGATGTGCGGCGCGACGCCGGTCTTCGTGGACGTGGACCGCTCCACGTTCAACATCGATCCCGCGAGCCTGGCAGAGCACGTCACGCCCCGGACGAAGGCGGTCGTCGGGGTCCACCTCTTCGGTCAGCCCTTCGATCTGGCGGCGGTGCAGGAGATCTGCGAGGATCGCGCCCTCCTCCTCGTCGAGGATGCAGCGCAGGCGCACGGGGCGACGTACGGCGGCAGGAAGGTGGGGAGTTTCGGGATCGCCGGCTGCTTCTCCTTCTACGCGACGAAGAACATGATCACCGGCGAGGGGGGCATGGTCACCGCGGACGACCCCGCGTTCCTGGAGCGGGTCCGCCTCTTCATCAACCACGGGCAGAGCCAGAAGTACCTGCACACCACACTCGGCTACAACCTCCGCATGACGGACCTGGAGGCGGCGATCGGGCTGGTGCAGCTCCAGAAGCTGGAGGGGTTCAACGAGCGCCGCCGCCACAACGCCGATTACTACGATCGCCATATCCGCACACGGGGGCTATCCCTGCCGTTCTGCATGCCCGGCGTGCGGCACGTCTACCACCAGTACGTGGTGCGGGTGGAGGAGTCCTGCCCCCTGGCGCGCGATGCCCTGTCGCAGTACCTGAACGGGCGGGGCGTGGGGAACGCTGTCCACTACCCGATCCCCCTCCACATGCAGCCGCTCTACCGCTCTCCGTCCTCCAACGGGCTGTGTCCCGTCGCGGAGAGGCTGGCGGCGCAGGTGCTCTCCCTCCCCGTCCATCCCGGGGTGACGGACGAGCAGCTGGACTACGTCTGTTCGGTCCTGAACGAGGTCGGCTAG
- a CDS encoding nucleotide sugar dehydrogenase, protein MSERLAALLRERGPIRRIGVVGMGYVGIPAAALFADSKAFDFVYGFQRASSTSGYKVEMLNRGESPLRGEEPGLADLIAKVVRAGRFRCTSDFSKVGDLDAVTLAIQTPFANPKDLEPDFSALFEGLKTVGRHITPGTLVVLESTVTPGTTAGAAREVLESESGLRAGEEFALAHAPERVMVGRLLRNLREHDRIVGGIDPVSTQRAVELYSPILTAGRVIPMTATAAEVTKTAENTFRDLQIAAINELALYCEAMGINVYDVRAGIDSLKGDGITRAVLHPGAGVGGHCLTKDTYHLERGARTSGGPLDYPEGRESLFTLARAINDFMPRHMFTLTAEALARIGKRPATSRVALLGWAFIRNSDDARNTPAEPYRDLLLDAGAEVRVHDPYVEHYPDVPILRDIREALDGADAVAIFTDHREYAALSPSALRQAMGTEHPVIVDGRNVVDPDLFIGAGFVYKGIGRGDKNSHPLPLRSRAGIEVRQTNC, encoded by the coding sequence ATGAGCGAGAGACTGGCTGCACTGCTCAGGGAGCGCGGTCCCATACGGAGGATCGGTGTCGTCGGCATGGGATACGTGGGGATCCCGGCCGCTGCGCTTTTTGCGGACTCGAAGGCATTCGATTTCGTGTACGGGTTCCAGCGGGCATCGTCCACCTCCGGGTACAAGGTGGAGATGCTGAACCGCGGGGAGAGTCCGCTCCGGGGAGAGGAGCCCGGCCTGGCGGATCTCATCGCGAAGGTGGTCCGCGCCGGGCGGTTCCGCTGCACCTCGGACTTCTCGAAGGTCGGCGATCTCGACGCGGTCACGCTCGCCATCCAGACGCCGTTTGCGAACCCGAAAGACCTGGAACCGGACTTCAGCGCGCTCTTCGAGGGGCTGAAGACGGTCGGGCGGCACATCACGCCCGGCACCCTGGTGGTGCTGGAGTCGACGGTCACCCCCGGCACCACGGCGGGGGCGGCGCGGGAGGTCCTGGAGTCGGAGTCCGGTCTCCGCGCCGGGGAGGAGTTCGCCCTCGCCCATGCGCCCGAGCGGGTGATGGTCGGGCGGCTGCTGCGCAACCTCCGCGAGCACGATCGCATCGTGGGAGGGATCGATCCGGTCAGCACGCAGAGGGCGGTCGAGCTCTACTCCCCCATCCTCACCGCGGGGAGGGTCATCCCCATGACGGCGACGGCCGCCGAGGTGACCAAGACCGCCGAGAACACGTTCCGCGACCTCCAGATCGCCGCCATCAACGAACTGGCCCTCTACTGCGAGGCGATGGGCATCAACGTCTACGACGTGCGGGCGGGCATCGACAGCCTGAAGGGCGACGGGATCACCCGCGCCGTCCTCCACCCGGGCGCGGGCGTGGGCGGGCACTGCCTGACCAAGGACACCTACCACCTGGAGCGGGGCGCCCGCACCAGCGGGGGCCCGCTGGACTACCCCGAGGGGCGGGAGTCCCTCTTCACCCTGGCGCGGGCGATCAACGACTTCATGCCCCGCCACATGTTCACCCTCACGGCGGAGGCTCTCGCACGGATTGGCAAGCGGCCTGCCACCTCCCGGGTCGCCCTCCTGGGCTGGGCCTTCATCCGCAACTCGGACGATGCACGGAACACGCCGGCCGAGCCGTACCGGGACCTGCTGCTCGATGCCGGTGCCGAGGTCCGTGTCCACGATCCCTACGTGGAGCACTACCCCGATGTTCCGATCCTCCGCGACATCCGCGAGGCGCTGGACGGCGCGGACGCCGTCGCCATCTTCACCGACCACCGTGAGTACGCCGCCCTCTCTCCGTCCGCTCTGCGGCAGGCGATGGGGACGGAGCACCCCGTCATCGTCGACGGGCGGAACGTCGTGGATCCGGATCTCTTCATCGGTGCGGGGTTCGTCTACAAGGGCATCGGGCGGGGCGACAAGAACAGCCATCCCCTCCCGCTTCGATCCCGTGCCGGAATCGAAGTGCGGCAGACCAACTGCTAA
- a CDS encoding sugar phosphate nucleotidyltransferase, with protein MECIVLAAGEGKRMRPLTANRPKVMLPIANRPMVEHLVLAARDAGIAEFVFVVGYGEREIRSYFGGGERLGIRIRYVTQRRQLGTADALKAASGFVDDRFLMLNGDMILKSEDIAALSRCEPPCIAVCPTDHPQDYGVVTLEGDRIVSLEEKSSAPKSNLVNAGAYLLDPDVFEHLEQVRLSGRGEFELTDAMEIYIREERLRAHLLSFWLDVGHPWDLLGANASLLASLPGDREGTVEEGVVLKGNVSIGKGSVIAAGTYIEGPCIIGENCRIGPHAYIRGATSIGDGCHIGHATEIKNSIVMARTKIPHFNYVGDSIVGSGCNFGAGTKIANLRHDRRTVQVCGTDSGRIKFGAIVGDDVQFGINCSINVGSVIGSGVLVAPHSRVEGCIESGTQIR; from the coding sequence ATGGAGTGTATCGTGCTGGCGGCCGGGGAGGGTAAACGGATGCGGCCGCTCACCGCCAACCGCCCCAAAGTGATGCTGCCCATCGCCAACCGCCCCATGGTGGAGCACCTGGTGCTGGCAGCCCGGGATGCGGGGATCGCGGAGTTCGTCTTCGTGGTCGGCTACGGCGAACGGGAGATCCGGTCCTACTTCGGCGGCGGCGAGCGCCTGGGAATCCGAATCCGCTACGTGACGCAGCGACGCCAGCTGGGGACGGCAGACGCCCTGAAGGCGGCATCGGGGTTCGTCGACGACCGCTTCCTCATGCTGAACGGGGACATGATCCTGAAAAGCGAGGACATCGCCGCGCTCTCCCGATGCGAGCCGCCCTGCATCGCCGTCTGCCCCACGGATCACCCGCAGGACTACGGCGTGGTGACTCTCGAGGGGGATCGGATCGTCAGCCTGGAGGAGAAGTCCTCCGCACCGAAGAGCAATCTCGTCAATGCGGGTGCGTACCTCCTCGACCCGGACGTCTTCGAGCACCTCGAGCAGGTGCGGCTCTCCGGGCGGGGGGAGTTCGAGCTGACGGACGCGATGGAGATCTACATCCGGGAGGAGCGCCTCCGGGCACACCTCCTCTCGTTCTGGCTCGATGTCGGGCACCCCTGGGATCTGCTGGGCGCGAACGCCTCGCTCCTCGCCTCCCTGCCGGGCGATCGGGAGGGGACCGTCGAAGAGGGCGTGGTCCTGAAGGGGAACGTGAGCATCGGGAAGGGCAGCGTGATCGCCGCCGGGACCTACATAGAGGGCCCCTGCATCATCGGCGAGAACTGCCGCATCGGACCCCACGCCTACATCCGGGGGGCGACGTCCATCGGGGACGGCTGCCACATCGGCCACGCCACCGAGATCAAGAACTCAATCGTCATGGCCCGCACGAAGATCCCCCACTTCAACTACGTGGGCGACAGCATCGTGGGCAGCGGCTGCAACTTCGGGGCCGGCACCAAGATCGCCAACCTGCGGCACGACCGCCGCACGGTGCAGGTCTGCGGGACGGACAGCGGCAGGATCAAGTTCGGGGCGATCGTCGGCGACGACGTCCAGTTCGGCATCAACTGCTCGATCAACGTGGGGAGCGTGATCGGTTCCGGAGTGCTCGTCGCGCCGCACTCCCGGGTCGAGGGCTGCATCGAGAGCGGGACACAGATACGGTAG
- a CDS encoding Gfo/Idh/MocA family oxidoreductase, which translates to MDVGVIGVGAMGRNHVRVLSELKDVDRLYVHDPDARAAESAAAACGAIPCRSSEELLERVDAVSICVPTPHHHTVALEAFRRGVHTLIEKPLCASTADGADLIAAIPEHLVVGVGHIERFNPIVEEIRRINRNPLYVELKRHNPASARMTGTSVVEDLMIHDIDIVFHRLFGGPYQLSSVGNDDFCSALLKFGPTPVYLSASRKASKKIRMIYVEDEECSVEGDFMTQEVFVYRKPEKYSLRDGRYIQENIIEKVLVNKVEPLKLELGTFVQCIRRGSEFPVTPQQALHNLRICEEIRAGNFGIRDAAATAAASG; encoded by the coding sequence ATGGATGTCGGTGTCATCGGCGTGGGGGCGATGGGGCGCAACCACGTGCGCGTCCTCTCCGAGCTCAAAGACGTGGACCGGCTCTACGTCCACGATCCGGACGCCCGGGCGGCAGAGTCCGCCGCAGCCGCCTGCGGGGCGATCCCCTGCAGATCGTCGGAAGAACTGCTCGAACGGGTGGACGCCGTGAGCATCTGCGTCCCCACGCCCCACCACCACACCGTGGCGCTGGAGGCGTTCCGGCGGGGGGTGCACACGCTCATCGAGAAGCCGCTCTGCGCCAGCACCGCGGACGGCGCCGATCTGATCGCGGCGATACCGGAGCACCTGGTCGTGGGCGTGGGCCACATCGAGCGGTTCAACCCGATCGTCGAGGAGATCCGGCGCATCAACCGCAACCCCCTCTACGTGGAGCTGAAACGGCACAATCCCGCATCCGCCCGCATGACGGGCACATCGGTCGTGGAGGACCTGATGATCCACGACATCGACATCGTGTTCCACCGCCTCTTCGGCGGGCCCTACCAGCTCTCGAGTGTCGGGAACGACGACTTCTGTTCGGCGCTGCTGAAGTTCGGCCCGACTCCCGTCTACCTGTCCGCGAGCCGGAAAGCCTCCAAGAAGATCCGCATGATCTACGTGGAGGACGAGGAGTGCTCGGTGGAGGGCGACTTCATGACCCAGGAGGTCTTCGTCTACCGCAAGCCCGAGAAGTACAGCCTGCGGGACGGGCGCTACATCCAGGAGAACATCATCGAGAAGGTGCTGGTGAACAAGGTGGAGCCCCTGAAGCTGGAGCTGGGAACGTTCGTCCAGTGCATCCGCCGGGGGAGCGAGTTCCCCGTGACGCCGCAGCAGGCGCTCCACAACCTGCGGATCTGCGAGGAGATCCGGGCGGGCAACTTCGGAATCCGCGATGCGGCCGCGACTGCCGCCGCATCCGGATAG